The proteins below come from a single Aegilops tauschii subsp. strangulata cultivar AL8/78 chromosome 6, Aet v6.0, whole genome shotgun sequence genomic window:
- the LOC109785171 gene encoding GATA transcription factor 7 — MSSSFAHHHGSLQVERMSALKSSLRPCEAAEEVAAAVVAGPAAWGAGLLGDGFSVEELLDLEELCEVDKEGGFLCETAPAAEEDEKCSDSHGSSAVSYELMPLIPQEMDLPAHDAEELEWVSRIMDDSQAELPPPQQLPAPAAWPPQHRRPQESAVPTVDPMRTPTICALSTEALVPVRSKKRSKRSRGTTVWSLSGASISDSASSSATSSSCSSSASLSSFFLMDSPTFNLLDEPPRPKNKSKKSKHKAKKRGRKPKSHLPPQLSGGAASPPAQGDRRCSHCGVQKTPQWRAGPEGAKTLCNACGVRFKSGRLLPEYRPACSPTFVGNLHSNSHRKVLEMRRKKDPVPVVIEAATAPAVASF; from the exons ATGTCGTCGTCGTTCGCGCACCACCACGGCTCTCTGCAG GTGGAGAGGATGTCTGCGCTGAAGAGTAGCCTCAGGCCGTGCGAGGCAGCCGAGGAGGTGGCGGCCGCCGTGGTCGCTGGGCCGGCGGCGTGGGGAGCCGGGCTGCTGGGTGACGGCTTCTCGGTGGAGGAGCTCCTCGACCTTGAGGAGCTCTGCGAGGTGGACAAGGAAGGCGGCTTCCTCTGCGAGACGGCGCCGGCCGCCGAGGAGGACGAAAAGTGCAGTGACTCCCAcgggtcgtcggcggtctcctaCGAGCTCATGCCGCTTATTCCACAGGAGATGGACCTGCCG GCCCACGACGCGGAGGAACTGGAGTGGGTGTCGCGTATCATGGACGACTCGCAGGCAGAGCTCCCGCCGCCGCAGCAGCTCCCAGCGCCAGCGGCGTGGCCACCGCAGCACCGCCGGCCGCAGGAAAGCGCCGTGCCGACCGTGGACCCTATGCGGACCCCGACCATATGCGCGCTTTCCACGGAAGCGTTGGTGCCGGTGAGGTCGAAGAAGCGCAGCAAGCGCTCGCGCGGCACCACCGTGTGGTCGCTCTCCGGTGCGTCCATATCCGACTCGGCGTCGTCGTccgccaccagctcctcctgCTCCTCGTCGGCCTCCCTGTCGTCCTTCTTCCTAATGGACTCCCCCACCTTCAACCTCCTCGACGAACCTCCACGCCCCAAGAacaagagcaagaagtccaagCACAAGGCCAAGAAGCGCGGGCGCAAGCCAAAGAGCCATCTCCCGCCGCAGCTGTCGGGCGGCGCCGCCTCCCCGCCGGCCCAGGGCGACCGGCGGTGCAGCCACTGCGGCGTCCAGAAGACGCCCCAGTGGCGCGCTGGGCCGGAGGGCGCCAAGACGCTGTGCAACGCCTGCGGCGTCCGCTTCAAGTCGGGGCGGCTCCTCCCGGAGTACCGGCCGGCGTGCAGCCCCACGTTCGTGGGCAACCTGCACTCCAACTCCCACCGCAAGGTGCTGGAGATGCGCCGCAAGAAGGACCCCGTCCCCGTCGTCATCGAGGCCGCCACCGCGCCGGCCGTGGCCTCGTTCTAG